The Acetivibrio cellulolyticus CD2 genome segment GATATTGCAGATTTCATCAGGCACAACTTGGATAAAGTAGGCAATGTAAAAGTTGAAGTTGAATATTTGGATGTAGAAAGCCTTAATACTTATGAGCAAAAAGTTAAGGAGATCCGAACGACAGTAGCATCCCTGCGGCTTGATTCTGTTGCAAGTGCAGGATTTGGAATGTCGAGAAGTAAAATTGCCGACTTTATAAAAGCAGAGAAGGTCAATCTAAACTGGGAAACCACTCCAAGCTTGACTAAATTGGTTAAAGAGGGAGATTTGATTTCTATCAGAGGGAAAGGCAGAGTTGTACTGCAAGAAATAGGTAAGACCACTAGAAAAGACAGAATAAGTGTATGCTTAAAGAAATTTATATAAAGAGGTGTTTGGAATGAATTATACTCCTAATGATTTACAAAACCTTACTTTTAAAAAGAGTGCAGTTGGCGGGTATAAGGAAGATATGGTCAATGAAGTGCTGGATAAAATTATTGAGGACTATACCGGCTATATACACGAAAACAGGGAACTTAAGGATAAGTTGGAGGCCTTGAATCAGGCTATTCAGCACTATAAAAGTATCGAAGAATCCCTGCAGAACACTTTGATAGTTGCGCAGCAAACCAGCGAAGATATTAAAAAGAACGGATACCAGAAAGCTGAAAATATAGTTAAAGAAGCGGAAATTAAGGCACTTAAAATAATTAGCGATGCAAACCAGGAAGTTGTAAAGATAAAGTATGAATATGAAGATACAAAAAAGAAGCTGCATATTTATAAGAGTAAGGCAGAGTCACTGCTGCATTCTCAACTTGAAGTGTTAAGATCAATAATTGATGACCATGAGGCTTAGAAATATAGGGCTTTGAAACGTTATAGTGAAAAGTTTTAAGGGGTGAAAGAAAACAGTGATTAAGCTAAACATAAACTTAAGTGAGAGAAGTTATCCCATATACATAACAACTGATTACAGTGAGTTGGGAAAAAGTTTGCATAGCGCAAGATTAACTGGAAAGATGGTTTTGATAACCGATACAAATGTTGAGAAATATCAGGCTGATTTATGCCTTGAAGCCTTAAGGGGGTATGACTGCGAAGTACATAAATTTGTCATACCAGCAGGTGAAAAGAGTAAAAAACTCGAAACAATCAGTGAAATCTACAAGTTTTTAATAGATTTAAAGCTGGATAGGAACGCTACTCTTATTGCACTTGGAGGTGGAGTAGTGGGCGATATAACTGGATTTGCTGCCGCTACATTTCTAAGAGGAGTTAATTTTGTTCAGATTCCAACATCACTTCTGGCTCAATCTGATAGCAGTGTAGGTGGCAAGGTTGGTGTTGATTTTAATGGCAGCAAAAATATTATCGGTGCATTTTATCAGCCTAGGTTTGTATACATAAATGTAAATTCACTTAAAACTCTGCCAAAAAGAGAACTTCAATCGGGACTTGCAGAGGTAGTAAAGCATGGAATTATACAGGATCCGGATTTCTTTGAATATATAGATTATAATACGAATAAGATATTTAGCTTTGATGAAGGTGTGTTACAGTATCTTGCAAAGATAAACTGCTCAATAAAAGGAAATGTAGTTGA includes the following:
- the aroB gene encoding 3-dehydroquinate synthase, whose product is MIKLNINLSERSYPIYITTDYSELGKSLHSARLTGKMVLITDTNVEKYQADLCLEALRGYDCEVHKFVIPAGEKSKKLETISEIYKFLIDLKLDRNATLIALGGGVVGDITGFAAATFLRGVNFVQIPTSLLAQSDSSVGGKVGVDFNGSKNIIGAFYQPRFVYINVNSLKTLPKRELQSGLAEVVKHGIIQDPDFFEYIDYNTNKIFSFDEGVLQYLAKINCSIKGNVVEKDEKESGIRANLNFGHTIGHAIETVMNFELLHGECVALGMVGAFKMAQYLEIVEEDLVDKVKDTLRKIGLPVRLDDIDADKVYNQMFFDKKVKGNKLTFILPRKRIGEVIQCTVDDEKLIKKVISDLA
- a CDS encoding DivIVA domain-containing protein yields the protein MNYTPNDLQNLTFKKSAVGGYKEDMVNEVLDKIIEDYTGYIHENRELKDKLEALNQAIQHYKSIEESLQNTLIVAQQTSEDIKKNGYQKAENIVKEAEIKALKIISDANQEVVKIKYEYEDTKKKLHIYKSKAESLLHSQLEVLRSIIDDHEA